Proteins from a genomic interval of Corynebacterium deserti GIMN1.010:
- a CDS encoding transposase, with translation MPKFYSEQFKRDAVALYENNEDLSLAAAAAELGVNRASLHQWKRNFALARSFV, from the coding sequence ATGCCTAAGTTCTATTCTGAGCAATTCAAACGTGATGCGGTTGCTCTATATGAAAACAATGAGGACTTGTCTCTGGCTGCAGCCGCGGCTGAATTGGGAGTCAATCGGGCTTCATTGCATCAATGGAAAAGGAATTTCGCACTGGCAAGAAGTTTCGTATGA
- a CDS encoding PepSY domain-containing protein: MKKTQKFPVLMSALVTVPLVLAGCSSTSSEAPAVDSSAATAAASPASATPSSESAASDSAVSDSAASDDDPVFDIIDIVLAEYPDGIITDIDREDNTDTYDVDVVVGQEVIELNVSTDGSLRIDEREGDDDDIAEANAATVSAAQAIGQALSMHPDGVVDEVELNEDDGRLEWDVELDDASRNDLASVTIPAN, translated from the coding sequence ATGAAGAAAACACAGAAATTCCCAGTCCTCATGTCGGCCCTCGTGACTGTTCCACTGGTTCTGGCTGGCTGCAGTTCTACATCCTCAGAAGCGCCAGCTGTTGATTCGAGTGCGGCGACGGCGGCTGCTTCTCCGGCTTCTGCTACTCCTTCTTCCGAGTCTGCGGCTTCTGACTCTGCGGTTTCTGACTCTGCTGCTTCGGATGATGATCCCGTCTTCGACATCATCGATATCGTCCTCGCCGAGTACCCCGACGGCATCATCACCGACATCGACCGCGAAGACAACACCGACACCTACGACGTAGATGTTGTTGTCGGCCAAGAAGTCATCGAACTGAATGTATCCACCGATGGTTCCCTCCGCATCGATGAACGCGAAGGCGATGATGACGACATCGCCGAAGCCAACGCCGCTACTGTGTCAGCCGCCCAAGCCATCGGCCAGGCTCTAAGCATGCACCCCGACGGCGTGGTGGATGAAGTCGAACTCAACGAAGACGACGGACGCCTCGAATGGGACGTTGAGCTTGACGACGCTTCCCGCAACGACCTAGCTTCAGTCACCATTCCAGCAAACTAG